In one window of Candidatus Hepatobacter penaei DNA:
- the fabF gene encoding beta-ketoacyl-ACP synthase II, whose product MRRVVVTGMGLVCPLGSGVSFVWDRLVAGASGIVPINTFPTEDLSCKIAGLVPHGKAPGELDFEGMFSPAERKRNDRFIPYALAASDEAVKDAGLVLEDERLQERSGVLIGSGIGGLGYIYDTSVALHEGGPRRVSPFFIPSCLINLATGQVSIRHKMKGPNQAVVTACATGTHAIGDGARLIADDKADVMLVGGAEAAVCYLGVAGFASMRALSTGFNDRPQAASRPWDKDRDGFVMGEGAGLLVLEELEHAKARGAKIYGEVMGYGLSGDAYHIAAPDGKGAVRAMQEAIEEAGIDHEQVGYINAHGTSTPQGDKAELEAIHKVFGSHTSRLSVSSTKSSIGHLLGAAGGVEAIFTMMALKTGVLPPTLNLDHCSEETDIDLVPHRAKEKKISWAVSNSFGFGGTNASLVMRRWDD is encoded by the coding sequence ATGCGACGTGTGGTGGTGACAGGAATGGGCCTGGTGTGCCCGTTGGGGTCGGGTGTTTCCTTTGTGTGGGATCGGCTTGTGGCCGGCGCCTCTGGTATTGTGCCCATCAACACGTTTCCCACAGAAGATTTGTCATGTAAAATTGCGGGCCTGGTACCCCATGGCAAGGCGCCAGGGGAGCTTGATTTTGAGGGGATGTTTTCTCCGGCAGAGCGCAAACGCAATGACCGCTTTATTCCCTATGCCTTGGCGGCCAGTGATGAGGCGGTGAAAGACGCAGGGCTGGTGCTGGAGGACGAACGCTTGCAAGAGCGCAGCGGGGTGTTGATCGGCTCGGGCATTGGGGGCTTGGGCTATATCTATGACACATCGGTGGCGCTTCATGAAGGGGGGCCGCGGCGGGTGAGCCCTTTCTTTATTCCGTCGTGTTTAATCAATTTAGCCACCGGTCAGGTGTCGATTCGTCATAAAATGAAGGGGCCGAACCAAGCGGTTGTGACGGCTTGTGCCACAGGCACCCATGCCATTGGAGATGGGGCACGGTTGATTGCCGATGATAAGGCGGATGTCATGCTTGTAGGCGGTGCTGAGGCGGCTGTGTGTTATCTGGGCGTGGCGGGGTTTGCCTCGATGCGCGCTTTATCTACAGGATTTAATGATCGACCTCAGGCAGCATCGCGCCCTTGGGATAAAGATCGTGATGGGTTTGTGATGGGCGAGGGGGCTGGCCTGTTGGTGTTAGAAGAGCTAGAACATGCCAAGGCCCGTGGCGCCAAGATTTATGGGGAAGTGATGGGCTATGGGTTGTCGGGCGATGCCTATCACATTGCTGCCCCTGACGGAAAAGGGGCGGTGCGCGCCATGCAAGAGGCGATTGAGGAAGCGGGCATTGATCATGAGCAGGTGGGGTATATCAACGCCCATGGCACCTCGACCCCGCAAGGCGATAAGGCCGAGCTTGAGGCGATCCACAAGGTGTTTGGCAGCCATACAAGCAGGTTGTCTGTGTCATCCACCAAATCATCCATTGGCCACCTTTTGGGGGCGGCCGGCGGTGTGGAAGCGATCTTTACTATGATGGCGCTTAAGACCGGTGTGTTGCCGCCCACCCTCAACCTTGATCATTGTTCAGAGGAAACCGACATTGACCTGGTGCCTCACAGGGCCAAGGAAAAAAAGATCTCCTGGGCGGTGTCCAATTCCTTTGGGTTTGGAGGCACCAATGCCTCTTTGGTGATGCGTCGGTGGGATGATTAG
- a CDS encoding BolA family protein, with translation MSLIDEYKNRIQSSLSPTFLEVVDGSASHRAHAGAQNAGPISHLGIRIKAKALQGLSPVEQHQKIYALFADELASGAIHALQIEVL, from the coding sequence ATGTCTTTGATTGATGAGTATAAAAATCGTATTCAGTCTAGCCTAAGCCCAACATTTTTAGAAGTTGTGGACGGATCGGCGTCCCACCGGGCGCACGCGGGCGCCCAAAACGCTGGTCCCATCAGCCACCTGGGCATACGCATCAAGGCCAAGGCGCTCCAGGGCCTTTCGCCCGTGGAACAGCATCAAAAAATCTATGCGCTGTTTGCCGACGAGCTGGCCTCAGGCGCCATCCACGCTCTTCAAATTGAGGTGCTCTAG
- a CDS encoding cryptochrome/photolyase family protein — translation MRLVWLRSELRLEDHPVLYDACRKGGPVRALVCATPQQWEKHDDAPCKIAFRQALVHGLAQKLAHRGIALDVIERPFYQDLPQALTAYCRSQGVKELWYTKEVPVYEQQRDKAVDKAMEALGVVVHAYDPPWLVPLKGMVNKQGKPYRVFTPWYKHCMSQMDVFLSTPLPPPPAVGPALPPPELPCWTKASFRADLWPADEETAQQTLHDFLVHRLTTYAQERDVPAKPSTSLLSPYLSHGVLSLRHCVWAAWQACVAKGIDPHTDGWIRQLFWRTFYLMIMQCFPWVSKGQPFQREAVYPYEALDEERHRLWATGCTGFPFVDAGMRQLRKTGWMHNRLRMLTANFYCKLMGMPWWEGERFFMQHLIDGDFPANNGGWQWCASVGCDASPWFRMFNPLTQSERWDPDGTYITTFVPELAGLAAKDIHNPPDDVRQKVGYPPAMLDAKAARRHTLTRYQQARALSRL, via the coding sequence ATGCGTCTTGTGTGGTTGCGATCAGAGCTGCGGCTTGAGGATCATCCGGTGCTTTATGATGCCTGCCGTAAGGGCGGGCCGGTGCGCGCGCTGGTGTGCGCAACGCCTCAGCAGTGGGAAAAGCATGATGACGCGCCGTGTAAGATCGCCTTTCGGCAGGCGCTGGTGCATGGGTTGGCCCAAAAGCTAGCACATCGCGGCATCGCGCTGGATGTGATTGAGCGCCCCTTTTATCAGGACTTGCCTCAGGCGCTGACAGCCTATTGTCGCTCTCAGGGCGTGAAAGAGCTGTGGTACACAAAAGAGGTCCCAGTTTATGAGCAACAGCGGGACAAGGCTGTGGACAAGGCCATGGAAGCGCTTGGCGTTGTGGTGCATGCCTATGACCCGCCGTGGTTGGTGCCCTTGAAGGGGATGGTCAACAAGCAGGGCAAGCCTTATCGCGTGTTTACGCCATGGTATAAACACTGTATGAGCCAGATGGACGTGTTTTTGTCCACCCCCTTGCCACCGCCGCCTGCGGTGGGGCCTGCGTTGCCGCCCCCTGAGCTCCCTTGTTGGACAAAGGCGTCGTTTCGCGCAGATCTGTGGCCGGCAGATGAAGAAACAGCTCAGCAAACGCTGCATGATTTTCTAGTCCACCGTCTCACCACCTATGCACAAGAACGAGATGTGCCCGCCAAGCCTTCTACAAGCCTGCTTTCCCCCTATCTCTCCCACGGCGTGCTCAGCCTCAGACACTGTGTGTGGGCGGCATGGCAAGCTTGTGTGGCCAAAGGGATTGACCCCCATACCGATGGCTGGATTCGCCAGCTTTTTTGGCGCACCTTTTATCTGATGATCATGCAGTGTTTTCCGTGGGTCTCCAAAGGGCAACCGTTTCAGCGTGAGGCGGTGTATCCTTATGAGGCCTTGGATGAAGAGCGTCACCGCCTGTGGGCCACCGGGTGCACGGGGTTTCCCTTTGTGGATGCAGGGATGCGCCAGTTGCGCAAAACGGGGTGGATGCACAATCGCCTGCGCATGCTTACCGCCAATTTTTATTGCAAACTGATGGGAATGCCGTGGTGGGAGGGCGAGCGTTTTTTTATGCAACACCTCATCGATGGTGATTTTCCTGCCAACAATGGCGGGTGGCAATGGTGCGCCTCTGTGGGGTGCGATGCCTCACCGTGGTTTCGCATGTTTAACCCCCTCACACAATCGGAAAGATGGGACCCAGACGGCACCTATATCACAACCTTTGTGCCCGAGCTGGCGGGATTGGCGGCCAAGGATATCCACAATCCGCCCGACGATGTGCGCCAAAAGGTGGGGTATCCCCCGGCCATGCTGGATGCAAAAGCGGCGCGCCGCCACACCCTTACCCGCTATCAACAGGCCCGCGCGCTTTCACGCCTCTGA
- a CDS encoding ferredoxin family 2Fe-2S iron-sulfur cluster binding protein, whose amino-acid sequence MPKVTFIKPGGERVAIEAEAGLSLLEIAHQHGLKDDLEGACEGSLACSTCHVVVDPQWFGQLDDTTEEEDDMLDLAFGLTETSRLGCQIIMTDALDGLEVTIPSESRNFSAKTAS is encoded by the coding sequence GTGCCCAAGGTAACCTTTATTAAACCCGGCGGAGAACGTGTGGCCATTGAGGCAGAGGCCGGCCTCTCTTTGCTTGAAATTGCACATCAACACGGCTTAAAAGACGACCTTGAAGGGGCCTGTGAAGGCTCGCTTGCTTGTTCCACCTGTCATGTCGTGGTGGATCCCCAGTGGTTTGGACAATTAGACGACACCACTGAAGAAGAAGATGACATGCTGGATCTGGCCTTTGGCCTCACGGAAACCTCGCGCCTGGGGTGCCAGATTATCATGACCGATGCCTTAGATGGCCTTGAGGTGACGATCCCTTCTGAGAGTCGGAACTTTTCTGCCAAAACGGCGTCATAA
- the yidD gene encoding membrane protein insertion efficiency factor YidD: protein MRPPVDPRLRHFFYTCLLSPAFWVIKWLMLLALGFYQCVLRSHLWVGQCRFSPTCSDYSRLVIARFGPLKGLWLTLRRLKKCHPWSDRPHAHRPKR from the coding sequence ATGCGCCCACCTGTTGACCCGCGCTTGCGACATTTTTTCTACACATGCCTGCTCTCCCCCGCGTTTTGGGTGATCAAGTGGTTGATGCTGTTGGCCTTGGGGTTTTATCAATGTGTGCTGCGATCACATTTATGGGTGGGGCAATGCCGCTTTAGCCCAACGTGCTCGGATTATAGCCGCCTGGTTATTGCACGGTTTGGCCCCCTGAAAGGGCTCTGGCTCACCCTGCGGCGCCTTAAGAAATGCCACCCGTGGAGCGACCGGCCACACGCGCACCGCCCAAAACGTTAG
- the rpmB gene encoding 50S ribosomal protein L28: MSRFCPVSSRRLLFGNNVSHANNRTRRTFALNLQPFSFFSEVLGQVVYLRLSTRGMRSIEKAGGLDAYLEGHSKSTLDEALRPLKRSYEKAKKRVGSSEKAAQKA; the protein is encoded by the coding sequence ATGTCTCGTTTTTGTCCCGTTTCATCGCGGCGTTTGTTGTTTGGCAACAATGTGTCTCACGCGAATAATCGCACGCGGCGCACCTTTGCGCTGAATTTGCAGCCCTTTTCTTTTTTTAGCGAGGTGTTAGGCCAGGTGGTGTATTTGCGCCTTTCTACACGCGGTATGCGTTCGATTGAAAAAGCGGGCGGCTTAGATGCCTATCTTGAGGGTCACTCAAAAAGCACGCTGGATGAGGCCCTGCGCCCCCTTAAGCGTTCGTATGAGAAGGCCAAAAAGCGGGTGGGTTCTTCAGAAAAAGCGGCACAAAAAGCCTGA
- a CDS encoding pyruvate dehydrogenase complex dihydrolipoamide acetyltransferase gives MSIEVFMPALSPTMKKGHLVAWHKQEGDTVEVGDLLAEIETDKATMEVEAVDDGVMGSILVAAGTKDVAVGTPIAVLLEEGEEASALTAPSPSKEAAANAPAHHAPANHDETSLSLSSETVEGVETFDVPNMVPHPDNDDRGGVRISPLARKLARDHGVDTRALKGSGPRGRIVKADIEQALARPSVAHVSGGGSAQALPSSPAAPVPSSAPVPSSPEGLFSGYEPAFEAVPVSGMREVIAQRLWQSKYEIPHFYVTREVDMGGVTALRQKLKARDIKLSVNDFVLKATAHALQAFPFVNSAWAQDTIRVYQTVDLAVAVSVAEGLITPVIRDAASKGLKALGAEMKDLAARAREGKLNPQEFQGGTFTVSSLGMFGIDAFSAIVNPPQAGILAVGALKDVPVVKAGQVVVAPRMTLTLSVDHRVVDGVLAAHFLNQIKQFLEDPAAMLL, from the coding sequence ATGTCCATTGAGGTTTTCATGCCTGCCCTTTCACCCACCATGAAAAAGGGCCACCTGGTGGCCTGGCACAAACAGGAGGGTGACACCGTTGAGGTGGGGGACTTACTGGCTGAAATTGAAACAGACAAAGCCACCATGGAAGTGGAGGCTGTGGATGATGGCGTGATGGGGTCTATTTTGGTGGCCGCGGGCACCAAAGATGTGGCGGTGGGCACACCCATTGCTGTGTTGCTGGAGGAAGGAGAAGAGGCCTCAGCTTTGACGGCGCCATCTCCTTCAAAAGAGGCAGCTGCCAACGCCCCCGCCCATCACGCGCCGGCTAACCATGATGAAACATCTCTATCCCTTTCGTCAGAAACCGTGGAAGGGGTGGAGACGTTTGATGTCCCCAACATGGTGCCTCATCCTGACAATGATGATCGGGGCGGGGTGCGTATTTCACCTCTGGCCCGAAAACTGGCTCGCGACCATGGTGTGGACACACGAGCTCTCAAGGGCTCAGGCCCACGGGGGCGCATTGTGAAGGCTGATATTGAGCAGGCCCTTGCAAGGCCTTCTGTTGCTCACGTATCTGGGGGAGGCTCAGCGCAGGCTCTGCCATCCTCACCGGCTGCCCCCGTGCCATCTTCAGCGCCTGTGCCTTCGTCACCTGAGGGGCTCTTTTCTGGCTATGAGCCTGCCTTTGAGGCTGTGCCGGTAAGCGGCATGCGTGAGGTGATTGCCCAGCGTTTGTGGCAATCAAAATATGAGATTCCTCATTTTTATGTGACCCGTGAGGTGGACATGGGCGGCGTAACGGCGTTGCGGCAAAAGCTGAAGGCGCGCGACATCAAGCTGTCAGTCAACGATTTTGTGCTGAAAGCCACGGCTCATGCGTTGCAAGCCTTTCCCTTTGTGAACAGTGCGTGGGCACAGGATACCATCCGGGTTTATCAAACGGTGGATCTGGCGGTGGCCGTGTCGGTGGCCGAAGGGTTGATTACGCCTGTGATTCGTGATGCGGCTTCGAAGGGCCTGAAGGCACTGGGCGCAGAGATGAAAGATCTGGCCGCGCGCGCGCGTGAGGGCAAGCTGAACCCGCAAGAGTTTCAAGGGGGCACCTTCACGGTCTCAAGTTTGGGCATGTTTGGGATTGACGCTTTTTCAGCCATTGTCAACCCCCCTCAGGCAGGCATCTTGGCCGTGGGCGCATTGAAGGACGTGCCTGTGGTGAAAGCAGGGCAGGTGGTGGTGGCGCCCCGCATGACCTTAACGCTGTCTGTGGATCACCGCGTGGTGGATGGTGTGCTGGCCGCCCACTTTTTGAATCAGATCAAGCAGTTTTTGGAAGACCCCGCCGCCATGCTCTTATAA
- a CDS encoding GrpB family protein, producing the protein MKKVNVVPYDRMWPQHFLQEADKLKKAMRGACVAIHHVGSTAVPGLPAKPNIDIIAEVRDLRFPHTPLEKLGYEYQGGFSLPLRKSFTYRTPHLNVNLHVFEHNDPEVELNVRFRDYLRTHPETCAQYAALKYALVKKKSSHVQSGIYKGYTLGKHGFIQDILHKAGFKRLRFVIAAHDAEWEAVKAFRKRDLPASKALETLLSPAHKHLLFYRGTTIIGYAHVELFTPSTAMLHSLLIHTDEAMDPNTLMGLVRKWLTLEGYDMISHQSQNNAPS; encoded by the coding sequence ATGAAAAAAGTGAATGTCGTCCCTTATGATCGGATGTGGCCTCAGCACTTTTTACAAGAAGCAGACAAGCTTAAAAAGGCTATGCGCGGCGCGTGTGTGGCCATTCATCACGTGGGATCAACGGCTGTGCCCGGCCTGCCCGCCAAGCCAAACATTGATATCATTGCCGAAGTGAGGGATCTCAGGTTTCCCCACACGCCGCTTGAAAAATTAGGGTATGAATATCAAGGCGGGTTTAGCCTGCCTTTGCGCAAAAGTTTTACGTATCGAACCCCTCACCTGAATGTGAATCTGCATGTTTTTGAACACAATGACCCAGAGGTCGAGCTTAACGTGCGCTTTCGAGACTATTTGCGCACCCATCCTGAGACGTGCGCACAGTACGCAGCCCTTAAATATGCCCTGGTGAAAAAAAAGTCGTCTCACGTGCAAAGCGGCATATACAAAGGCTATACCTTGGGCAAGCACGGGTTCATCCAAGATATTTTGCACAAAGCAGGCTTTAAGCGATTGCGCTTTGTGATCGCGGCCCATGATGCTGAGTGGGAAGCCGTTAAGGCCTTCCGCAAACGCGATCTGCCTGCATCTAAGGCCTTAGAAACGTTGCTGTCCCCCGCGCACAAACATCTTCTCTTTTATCGCGGCACCACCATTATTGGCTATGCCCACGTAGAGCTCTTTACGCCATCCACGGCCATGCTACATAGCCTGCTCATTCACACAGATGAAGCGATGGATCCAAACACCTTAATGGGGCTTGTGCGCAAATGGTTGACCCTAGAAGGGTATGACATGATCTCTCATCAAAGTCAGAACAACGCGCCCTCTTAA